From a single Stigmatopora nigra isolate UIUO_SnigA chromosome 21, RoL_Snig_1.1, whole genome shotgun sequence genomic region:
- the dync1li1 gene encoding cytoplasmic dynein 1 light intermediate chain 1 has product MAATGRSALLSSTLTGSKTTLENQEEDDGQNLWSTILSEVSTHSRSKLPSGKNVLVMGEVGSGKTTLVAKLQGVEEYMKGRGLEYLYISVHDDDIDDHTRCNAWVLDGDLYHKGLQGIAIPLDAISDTLLLITVDMSRPWNALDSLQKWAAVAREHIDKLRVPPETLRELEHRLVKQFQEYAEPGSGDDGTPQRRNEEEESVLLPLGDNTLTHNLGIPMVVVCTKCDAISTLEKEHDYRDEHLDFIQSHVRRFCLQYGASLIYTSVKEMKNLDVLYKYLVHRLYGFPFHCPAQVVERDAVFVPSGWDNEKKIAILHENFQTIKIDDGFEDVIVKPPVRKIVHEKEIQAEDDQVFLVKLQSLLAKQPAVSVGRPVDTASRAPTGSPRTSNRSAAANVANAMPQSGQTSEGVLANFFNSLLIKKPGTAGTGPAASGNNTPGTVRKSGSKLGLSDVQAELDRISNRESDLDLPNANETPASDGHNT; this is encoded by the exons ATGGCGGCCACTGGGAGGAGTGCATTATTATCCTCCACCTTAACCGGATCCAAAACCACACTGGAAAACCAGGAGGAGGATGACGGCCAGAATTTATG GTCGACTATCTTGAGCGAAGTATCGACCCATTCAAGATCAAAACTACCATCTGGGAAAAATGTGCTTGTTATGG GCGAAGTTGGTTCAGGAAAGACCACGTTGGTTGCCAAACTACAAGGCGTGGAAGAGTACATGAAAGGCCGAGGCCTAGAATACCTCTACATCAGCGTCCATGACGATGACATCGACG ACCACACCAGGTGTAACGCCTGGGTTTTAGACGGCGACCTTTACCACAAAGGTCTACAAGGAATCGCCATCCCGTTGGACGCCATCAGCGACACGTTACTACTAATAACGGTGGACATGTCCCGACCGTGGAACGCCCTGGACTCGCTCCAGAAGTGGGCGGCCGTGGCCCGGGAGCACATCGACAAACTGCGGGTGCCTCCGGAAACGCTGCGAGAGCTCGAACACCGAC TGGTCAAACAGTTCCAGGAATACGCGGAACCCGGTAGCGGGGACGACGGGACCCCGCAAAGGAGAAATGAGGAAGAAGAGAGTGTGCTGTTGCCTTTAGGGGACAACACATTGACGCATAATTTGGGGATTCCGATGGTAGTGGTCTGCACAAAG TGCGACGCCATCAGCACTTTGGAGAAGGAGCACGACTACAGAGACGAACACCTGGACTTTATTCAGTCCCACGTTCGCCGTTTTTGCCTCCAGT ATGGCGCGTCGCTTATTTACACGTCGGTCAAGGAAATGAAGAACCTGGACGTGCTGTATAAATATCTGGTTCACAGACTTTACGGCTTTCCCTTTCATTGCCCGGCGCAAGTAGTGGAAAGAGATGCGGTCTTTGT TCCTTCAGGTTGGGACAATGAAAAGAAGATAGCAATACTGCATGAAAACTTTCAGACTATAAAGATAGACGACGGCTTTGAGGATGTCATTGTCAAACCGCCCGTTAGAAAG ATTGTACACGAAAAGGAGATCCAGGCTGAAGATGATCAAGTTTTTCTGGTAAAATTGCAG tctttgcttGCTAAACAACCTGCTGTTAGCGTTGGGCGACCGGTG GACACTGCATCCAGAGCGCCGACCGGTTCACCACGAACGAGCAACCGTTCCGCGGCAGCTAACGTAGCTAACGCCATGCCACAATCGG GTCAAACCAGCGAGGGCGTTTTGGCCAACTTTTTTAACAGTCTACTGATCAAAAAACCTGGAACCGCGGGAACAGGACCGGCGGCAAGCGGCAACAACACTCCCGGAACGGTCCGCAAATCGG GCTCCAAACTCGGCCTGAGCGACGTCCAGGCCGAGCTGGACCGCATCTCCAACCGAGAGTCGGATTTGGACTTGCCCAACGCCAACGAGACCCCCGCCTCCGACGGCCACAACACATGA